One Leopardus geoffroyi isolate Oge1 chromosome E1, O.geoffroyi_Oge1_pat1.0, whole genome shotgun sequence genomic window, CTTGAATTTCATTTCTCATTGTACAGGCTGAGACCGAAAGAATGACACCACACATGAAATCCTGCAAACGCGTGGGCAAATGTAGTTTTAGTTATACTTTTGACATGTAACTGCATTGTCAGAGATCGTATAAAGTACTAGTTCAACTTGCACTTCCTGCACAGGAGCTTGATGTTATGGTCATTAATTTTTGCTTACAAGCAGCTCCCCCCCAACCTGCCCTACCAAGGGTGGGTGAGTCCATTGTGATTGCCATAGAAGTGAAAACAGGCTATTACTTGCTTACAGACTGGAGGGAATGTGCCAGATGCAGACTTGTAACTTAGTGATATCATCACGTGATATGGGAATATGATTAACTTGAATTCTTGAACTTGGAGCCGGTTTTGTGCTGACATGTATACTTTCCACCTCTAATGcctatatgtaaatttaaaataattgtgctCAAGTATCTATACTTGCCTTTTCTGGGAAGCGAATCTTAGAAGTGAGCCTaggggagagaaaacaaatgtttgaagggaaattaaaaaataaaaagcactagcTAATACTTGAAGTTGGAATTGTTATTTGAGACTGTCCCCAAGTCAGTAAGGGTGAGAGCACGAGGTGTCCACTGGTCCTGTTTTGATTTTATGTCATTCCATGTCATTCTTTCTAGATGTTATAAGGCTCTTAGTAGGTGTAATCCCCCAAGTCCATCCTAGCTTCCCCTCTGGGGTTTCTCTCGCAGTGTGATGGGACCACTTCGGCACTGATGGTTTCGTATGAAGTCATGAAATTCCAATGCGTGATAAAGAGACCCATATTTAGGGACTACAGATCTTCTCTGGATCTGTATGCCTGTCAGAAATAGGGTCATGCTGTTCCGTGTCCTAGCTGGTATAAGAAGTATAGATACGGAGATTAACACTTCACCTTCACACAGTAACTACTGGAAGAAACAGAGGTAGAGCCATCTGGTTCCACATGTATGTAGGGTTTCACTGCTTTCTTTGAAAGATTGTTTGGAAGAAACTAGAGATTGACCCAAAGGCAAggattagttttcatttttatggtagGAAATTCAGTTAATAGTAATCCTAACTTTTGAACAAAGTATCATTATTGCCTAGGGCCGTAGGCAATAATTGTCATACTGATGATGGCCATGCCTAGTGAATTTCAATCCCCACCTCCTGTAGGGTTTTTACTAATCAGACGCAGTTTCAGTATTTGCATGTCAAAGTTACAGACTATTTTGGAATGTGTTTTGGTAGGAGAAAAAGAATTCACTGTTGTGTAATTAATTGCTTAGAAGGGTATCATGACTTCAGACAATCCTGAGGTTCAGTCTTGCTCCATGACTTGGTAACTGTAACTTTGGGAGACTTATTTCATATCTTCATATATaatcctcattcataaaatggggataatagaaTAAGGCCAACCCATatgaaattgctattttttaaaggtaaaaaatgatCACGTATTGGCAAGATCATATGATTCAACTTAATAACTTCTACTTCATGGGGtcagtgtgaggattaaatgagaaatgcatataaaatgccaTGCATACTGCTTAgctcatagtaagtgctcaataaatggtaggtaCTATTATCTGTAAGCAAAtcacattattattttcaatataatcACACTCAAAATCCTGTTTACTTACAAACTtatgtatcaaaatttaaatccaagctatTCATTTACTAGAATATGACGAGAGAGGGCAAAATGATTTTTCCTGTAAACATTTGCAAGGCGGTTACTGCTTACTGAAATGCAAAATGGGTGAGAATACAGTGTGTATCTTTTTGGGTCTGACTTCCCtcagcatagtgttttcaaggttcatctctTCGCACTGTGTATAagttgccaaataatattctgttgtgggACCTACtgcgttttgtttatccatcgatcagttgatggacatttgagttgtttctactttgggCTTATGGATAATGCTGTTACCAACATTTCTGtacaaaagaacaaattatatgattccatttatttgaaatgtccagAGTAAGCAAATCCATAGAAGAAGTGGATTTGGTTGCCAGAACTGGGGGGAAGAGAAGTGGGAGGTGATTCCTactggggtttcttttcttttgtttaatgtttattttgagagacacacagagagagagagggagagagagaggggagagagagaatccaaagcaggctctgtgctgaggggctcgatcccatgaccctgagatcatgacctaagccaaaatgcagagtctgacgcttaatgaACTGTGCCACCAGGcacttctggagtttcttttctgaacgatgaaaatgtcctaaaactaGACAGTAATGATGGTTGCACAATCCTGTGAACATCCTGAAGACCACTGAATTGTGTACTTTATGaggatgaattttatggtgtatgaattttatctcattaaggctattatttaaaaaaatagtgagaaatatttcataacataCATTCACCccataaagaaagagaacaccTGATGATTTATGCAGTTTTGTCATAAGGAGAAGCATTCTGCCTTGAGAAGGTTTTCTCTAATTTTGTGTTTAATctattcccatttctttttttaaatttttttgttttttattttagaaacagaaagcaggagtggaggagatgggcagagggagagagacagatagagaagagagaatttttttttaagtttttatttatttatttttgagacagagcatgagcaggggaggagcagagagagagggagacacagaatctgaagcaggctccaggctccaagctatcagcacagagcctgatgtggggcttgaactcacggagtgtgagatcatgacctgagccgaagtcggatgcccaaccgactgagccacccaggcgcccctagtacaagagaatcttaagcaggctctaggttcagcacagagcccaacccagggctcgaggCTTGATCCTaggaccctgggatcgtgacattagctgaaatcaagagtctgatattCACCTGTGCCCCTAATCTATTCCCATTTCAAGCCTGATGTGCTTCATTCTTATTCTGCTCAGCATTTGAAATCGGAGTCTGACTCTCAAATTATTCGAAGAGCTGagttgagttgttttttttttaagtttatgtatttattttgtgtgtgtgtgtgtgagagagagagagagagagagagagagaagcagtggggaggggcagagagagagggagacagaggatctgaaacgggctctgtgctgacagcagagagcctgatttggggctcaaactcacgaaccgtgagatgatgacctgagcttaatttggacacttaactgacttgtGCCACCCAGGCGGCCTGAGCTGAGgtgaattttaaaaggcaatggAGACAATGGAAAAGAAAGCAGATGTAACTCAAAGCTAGCAGGATTATACCAATATCAAAAATCCAATGAAATTAACCAAGAAATTGGCTCAATTAAGAATCCAGAGGCCTCCGAAAGGAGATTTTGTAATTCGGAAACAGGAAAGATTAGAGAGTGGTTTATTTGCAATTTGCAGGGACTCCTCTGCTCTGCAAAGTTTAGTATAATTCAAATGTGCTGTAATTTTCAGGAACGTTAACAAATTGATATTAGGTGGTCTATAGCTTATACCCAATGTGTTTCATGGTAAAGATGGTGGCAATGAGGTTTTAAATGTCCTAGTGCtcactgggttttatttttgtaggCAGTTTGCAGCTCCTCTGAATAAAACATCTATATTCAGTTATAGAGACTGATAAATGGGCTTTCCCCCGCTTCTGatcactacaatttttttttttcaacgtttatttatttttgggacagagagagacagagcatgaatgggggaggtgcagagagagagggagacacagaatcggaaacaggctccaggctccgagccatcagtccagagcccgacgcggggctcgaactcacggaccgcgagatcgtgacctggcttaaccgactgcgccacccaggcgccccatgatcacTACAAATTTTTAATAGCGCTTTCTGATGGCCACTTTCTTGTAGGGAGCAAAAGTTATGTCTACATGTCTTTCAAACCCTCAGCAGCATCTCCCGGCAACTGTTTACACATCTTCTTCCATCTCTTTGGTTTCACACGACACAACCTTGCCGTCCACCACTTCTTCCACAATCGTCttaatcttcctttttctcttcacatCTGAATTTAGATTTAAGTATAAAATGTTAATTCAGGAACATGCCTCTGCTGACTTATAATATTCAGTTCTAAATCATCAtgattttacatgtattttttcctaaaaagaaaagaaacccattctttttcttaaataatcttgtcaaatttataaataaatgccgAAAATGTGTCACTGTCTCCAAATTCAcaaattttcttctctccccacccccaaagagaAAGATACAATATCGAATTAAGCCAAATGtactttttcatcttattttttatcccTTTCATGATCCCAGGATGTCTCAGAACGGTAATAGCTTGGGCCGAGAAAACTACCCTGTTGTGGGAGTATGACAAACTTCCCATGTTGGGGTTTCTTTATATAACGTGCCTGATTTTTAGAATCCCTAGGGTAATATCTGCTGACTTGAAAACCGATCTCTCTTTACTTTTCACCAGTGGCATTTAATAAGTGGTAAGCTGCTGAGTGAGAATTCAGTCTTACAGGAAATGTGTGAAATTAGAACACTTACCTTTCTCCTCCAGGGTGCTCGGCAGATGCTCTATAGTTGTGTTTGTCTGtctgtattttttaagaaaagaaaaagagacaggaaaaggtGTTATCACGATTTTGAAAATGAAGCACTGTCCTgccttttttgtttcaaaataaagtcTGCGTGATGTGTGTTTTAATGCTGTGTTTGCATTCCCCCCTTTaccatatctctctctctctctgtctctctctatacagatatctctatatctctatctatctatctatacagatatctatctatctctatctgtctatctctatatatacagatagatagatagatagatagctcCAAAACTGACCTGTTTACCCTGTGCTAGaagtttttgtaataaaaataacaaaattacagTGGAAGTTTAAATCTTGTGTTCTCTTACTGAGTTTCTTGGGTGTGGTAGTTGAAGACAGTTGCTATGGCAATACTGATGATTCTCAAACTGGTCTCAAACTCTGTTGTTCATTTCATGACCTCTCaatgaggatttttaaaagttattgttGTGTTAAAAGTTATTCAATTATGTATTAATCATAAAAATTAGCAAAGCATAATCTGTATCATCTACTGTAGAACCATCTTCTAAGTTGGTCCTACACATACTTGGTATTTGGAGGATGGGTGTACTTttggtatatttttgttttgttgttggtggcGCATGTGTAATTGCTTTTGTGCTAGGGATCGCATTTGTGCTGGGGAATGAGTGACAGTGTAATATGGAGACATTAAAATAGCACAGCATGTAGACACTTGCACATATCCCTTGATTCTAAGAGCCTTACGTGACATCTTCTCCTTCCAGAAGGCGGCGGTAAGTAGCAATTTCCTGCTCAAGCCGGGTCTTTATGTCAAGGAGGATATTGTACTCCTTGTTCTGGCGTTCTGTATCACTCCAAATCTGTGTCATTTGGACTTCTATGGAGTTCAGCAGTGCCTGGATGGTGGCCAATTGGCTAGCATAACGAGCTCTGGTCTCCTCTAATGTGCGCTCCAAAGATTCTTTCTATGAGCACAAGAAAAAGTGGATGTTTCTTAGTTGAAAACTTAAGAGGTGGctcaattttaatttcatttgagaACTTCCACTGCTAGTCATTGTGGGCATGACTCTTATTTCTAGCTTTGTTTCCCCCTCTTTCCATCTAGGCGACCTCAGCCAGCTGCTAGGATCCCCAGTTCCTGGAGTCTTTTGTTCGTTTTTAGCCTTGCGCTCACTGTTGTCTTACTGTGGTATGTTGTATTATTGTTCTCAACGTTTGCCTCCTCTCCCTGTGATTGTGGTGTCCCTCCAAGTGGAGGATTAGGTTTCCTCATCCCTGTTGACAGGAGGCTTGGTCATGCGACTTTCTTTGGCTAATGCAATGCAGGTGAAGCTGACAAATGCCTTTTCTGAGAAGCTTTAGGAGCTATCACATGGTCTGgccattgcttttttctttctgcaacaACACTGGCATGCCCTGGCTAGGGTCTCCTCTTTTAGCCTTACCCCCACAGTGGAAATGCCATGGAGCAGAGCTGCAGCCAACCCATGATGGGGTAGTGTTGTTATTGTAAGACACCATGACAGGAGCTGACTGATTTGCTTAGCCTGAAATGTCTTTACCCCTATTGTTCAACTACACGCTCATGTCACATTTTAAGATCTAGTTTAAAGGCCACTTCCTCTGTGATGTCTACTCAGGTAGACCTCCAGGTCTTCTTCCAGGTCTACTTGCCCCTCTGCATCCTTGCAGGGACATTGCCCttgtccttgatttctttctgtgttttaattATAATCGGTGGTTTGGCCTGTTTCCCTGCCAGCCCTGCAAGGGTGAGGGCTTATTTCCTAGAGTTTTCTGCATCCCCAGAGTTCCTCACACAGGCACTTAGTAAGCATACACTACGTTGAGAGTGTGAAGTTAGATGTGCTTTACCATAGTGAGGTGGGACTGGAGTTCGATCTCTAGGTTCCGGTAGGTGTGTCTCAGCTCCTTTACTTGAGCCTCATTGTCTTTGATCTCTTGAGTGCTCCCTGTGACTTGTTGCTGCAGAAGTTGAGTCTAAagttccaaaaatgaaaaaaaaaaaaaaagtgagtaaggagagagagaaaagaaagaacatgagttATCTTTTTTTTGAAGGACAGCTTACCCATAGTTGCTTACCCTTTGGAATTATGCTATTACCTGTGTCTCAAACTGTTCCTTGGCCTTCTGAAGGTTCTCCTGGACTATTGTTTCGTACTTCTGCCTCAATTCATTCATGATGGTGCCAAGCTCCAGGCCTGGAGCAGCATCCACTTCTACACATACAGTATCACCCAAATGTCTGCGTAGGCTGTCTACTTCCTACAAGAGTGAAAATCCTAATTATAGTCTGAGGCACGTTCTCAGATGAGGCTGGGCAGAAAGAGCAAGTCTTATGGCTTCTTTCATGGGGaatgagtaaaaaagaaaaaaaataatttaggtagGGCTTATTGTAGTGCGGGTACTGCTCTAAGTCATTGAACCCTGACAGCTCATACCCTTATTGTTGTCATCTTCTTACCAACTCCCCCCTCCTTATTATCATTATTAGAGCCATTTCTATCATTCCCAACACGGCTTCTGAGCATGGCCTCACCTCCTGATGTTCTTTTTTGAGGAGATCCAGGTCTTTAGTCAGTTCTTTAATTTGAATCTCCAAGTCTGTTCTACTTAGGGATAGATCAGCCGAGACCTTATTCAGGCCTTGGATATCACTCTCCACTGTCAGGCGCGTCTCCCTCTCAGCCTCATACCTGTGAATTAATTGGTGTGCAGAGATAATTGAGTCCTCCAGAAGCCATTATAGAAGAGATAGTCCTAATATAATGAGATATTTTTACGTGGTATGTGAGGAGATCAATTTCAATACATTGTGTCCTTCTTTATACATATCAAAAATGTTCATGGGAACCCAGGAATCAGATAATTTGCTCCATAATATAATCTCTGTAATTTGGAGTGATTGGTAAAAAAAGCAATCCGAAATAACTCTTAAAAGTTCCTAaattcttgaatatatttttaaggaagtaaaaaaaaaatgcttgcttTAATTAATGTGTCAGCAAAAGATCCTCATTATTGATATTAAATAATGGTTAGATTTACTTAATGAATGCACGtgatcaatttattatttttattactttgtaaGCAGATGCATCCAAAGTGAGTTATCTTAAAAATTCATGATTCTCTTCCAAAATCTTACCTActccatttttattaaagtagcaaaacttaaaaaaaaatgataatgcaGTGGAACACCCAGATATTGACTTGGTATAATTGGAATGAACAGACGTTTACTGCTTTAGTCTTCAGATTTGCtttcccatttcctccttttGGATCCTTTGTAGCATTAAAATGCTACCCTTTTAAGCCACAAAGGAGTTTTTAGTACCGATGCATTGTACACATTCAGGATGAGAAAGCCCTAGTATAGGAGCCATTTATGAGGAACAGTTCTGATCACATGTAGTGTGATATGGCTGTAAGAGAGTGAACACAATCTGAGCTGCTTTAATCATAGTCCTACTTATTTGGTTGGTCAGGCCCTATTGTAAAACACCAGCAGACTCAGAAGCATCAAAGGTCACCCCTGGAACTTGGGCTGTACATTTGCAGGCACTCCAAGAAGCATGGATGACTCACTTGGGGAATCACTGAGCATAGACAAATGTCTTGCTTCAGATAAGAGAAGGGCACCTATGCAGAAGGGGAGTTGTAAATTGCTTTGGTGTCACTCCAAAGGGCAGAATTAGGTTCAGTGGGTGAAAAGGTAGATGAAGGGTTACTAAAAAAGAATGTTCTAGCGACTAGAGCTAACCAGTGAAAAATACTAAGAATGTGGGAGAGGGAAGTCTAGCCCTGAGTGCTGGGCTGGACCAGATAACTTCTACCACCCTTCAAACTCCCAGATCCTGAAATTACTTAAGGTAGCTCCTTTACCAACAAGAATGTGGAAAGCTGAATGTCATTAGGCACAGCTAAAAGGAATCCTTTTCCAGGAAGTTTTACCATGGTGCTAGAACCTACTTCAGCCTGAGGTCCTCAGCAGCTAGTTTGGCATTATCAATTTGCAGGACACAGTGAAAATTTTGCAGTTGTACACTTTTAATCTGGAAAAtacatgagaaagaatgacattttcAACTGGAAAAAAGTTTCAAATGATTGAGTTTATCTTCAGATACAACCACTATTCTATCAAAGATGATGTTCCTTTCAACCATGAAAATAGGAAGGGCAATGATATGGGCATTTAACATAATCGAGTCATAAAATACAACTCTGGTCCCAGGGTTAGGTGAGCTTTCTTATGGTTTTACAAAAGGAAGAATTTCATTCAACTCAAACCATCAAACTTTATCGAGTGCCTTCCCCTTGATGTTGTTCCTGCTGAGAACATTCCTGTTAGCCTTTCTCACTTGGTGAACAACTCCTCCTCCATGTCTCACCTTCTACATCGTTGCCTCAAGGAAGTCTCAGTGATTTCTTCAAGGCAGAACTGGATGAATTGCCTGTGTTCTCACTGCCCTATAGGGCCCTCCTTGCTAACATCTATCCCTCTGTGTGGATTAAGCCTTTGGGTCTGTTCCTCCGAATCACATTATGTTTCCATATTCCCCAATGCTCAGCATGGTGTCCAGCACTTAGTATCTACCAACTATTGGCTGAATGAATGGACACTTTGCTATGTGAGAGTTGTGTTGGGCACTGAAGCTGTCAGGATGGATAAGCCCTCGATCTTAAAAAAGGGGTTCCCGAATGGGTGCATTCCCTAAGATATATATGGATCCAGGCTGCTTGTAGAAGATGTTACAATGGTCTGTGTCTTTCAGCAGATCCAGCTGCCTTTCTGTGTATACTGAGGCCACCAAGGAGGTGGCCTTTGCTATAAAGGAATATGAATGttaaaataggaatgaaaatgaaagggaTTCTTTCCGCGATTAGATACGAATTTTAAAGCAGAGCAAGTGCTCGTGTCATAAGTGCCCTTCACTTTGGAGCAAAGTTCACTCCCTTTATTACACACAGTTGATAAATAGAACTCCACCTTTCTCCGATAATGTGGGAGTAGGCTGTGATATAATTGCAACAAATTTGAGTTGGGGGCAATAGAACATCTTATTGCTGTAGAAGCGGCTTCTGAACTGATGATGGGATTATTAAACAGGGCATTGAAAAATCTGGACCTCACGAATACCTACATCCCTTCCCCTTATTTCCACCCTGGGTCACTTCATCATTGAAATTTTTCATATGGTGTCTTAATACTAATATTacaaatttacataaattaaagGAGGAGCATCTCTGCATTGACTGGGAATTCACAAGTTAATGGGAactgggtgaaaaaaaaagatttatcatcACATAAAAATTTTAGCTCTTCTTAGAAAAACTTTTTACTATCCACTTAGCTGTGTGCTGATAAACTGTGACAAAAATACAGATTACAAGACTGGAGggtaacattttcatattttccatgtaACTATGTTGTAAAAAGTTAACAAAGTATGATTTACAGTCATCCAGTTATATAGTCAGCTATTCAACCACTAAGGGTGGATTATGGAATTCACCGTTTTTATAGATATAGCATTTCAGCCTAATTTGCTTTCTGACATCTATTTGCACCCACCTACCATAGATGCCCCCTTGCTATACCGTGCAGCTCAGCAGTAGAGTGGAAAACAAAGGCATCATCCCTTACCTGGTTTTGCAGCTCTTTTATTTGTTGGTAATATGCACTGTCGTCCCTGATGCCGGGTGTGTTTGTTTCATACCACTGCTTGATCAGCAGTTCGAGTTTGGAGTTGGACTGCTCCAGGGAGTGTACTTTCTCCAGGTAGCTTGCTAGGCGGTCGTTTAGGTTCTGCATGGTCATCTTATCATTGCCAGCAAACATGTCTCCTCTGGTGAGATCACTCCCATAGCCCACCATGGGTCTGGAGGTCGAGATGCGGATGCCCTGGCCTCCAGCCCCCCCATAGACGCTGGGTGCCGCCCCAAAGTGCTGAATGCCTCCCTTCCCATACATGGAACCTCTCATGCTGAGTGCAGGGCCTTGCAAGGAGAAACTCGGGCTTCTGTGGAAGCTTCTGCCGGTGAATTCCATTGGATATGGTAGGAGGGAGCACCTGAAGCTTCAGGATGGCTGGAGCAGATTCTGCCTCTGGGTGGTGGATGAGCTGACCTTTTATACAGTTCGTAGGAAAGGAACACCTCCTCTGCTGACACCTCACCGCAGGACTGACACCGCTGTCCACCTTGCCttgctgtgtgttttctttttctctttgtacagCAGTCTGTTCCATTTCATTCCAGAA contains:
- the KRT20 gene encoding keratin, type I cytoskeletal 20; the encoded protein is MEFTGRSFHRSPSFSLQGPALSMRGSMYGKGGIQHFGAAPSVYGGAGGQGIRISTSRPMVGYGSDLTRGDMFAGNDKMTMQNLNDRLASYLEKVHSLEQSNSKLELLIKQWYETNTPGIRDDSAYYQQIKELQNQIKSVQLQNFHCVLQIDNAKLAAEDLRLKYEAERETRLTVESDIQGLNKVSADLSLSRTDLEIQIKELTKDLDLLKKEHQEEVDSLRRHLGDTVCVEVDAAPGLELGTIMNELRQKYETIVQENLQKAKEQFETQTQLLQQQVTGSTQEIKDNEAQVKELRHTYRNLEIELQSHLTMKESLERTLEETRARYASQLATIQALLNSIEVQMTQIWSDTERQNKEYNILLDIKTRLEQEIATYRRLLEGEDVTQTNTTIEHLPSTLEEKDVKRKRKIKTIVEEVVDGKVVSCETKEMEEDV